A single region of the Salvia miltiorrhiza cultivar Shanhuang (shh) chromosome 8, IMPLAD_Smil_shh, whole genome shotgun sequence genome encodes:
- the LOC130999607 gene encoding cytochrome b-c1 complex subunit 8-like: MGKIPVKMKSVTYALSPFQQKVMPGLWKDLSGKISHKISENWISATLLLSPLVGTYSYVQWYLEKEKMEHRY; this comes from the exons ATGGGGAAAATACCGGTGAAGATGAAGTCGGTGACGTACGCCCTGTCGCCGTTTCAGCAGAAGGTGATGCCGGGCCTCTGGAAGGATTTGTCCGGCAAGATCTCCCACAAGATCTCCGAGAATTGGATCAGCGCCACGCTCCTTCTCAGCCCGCTTGTTGGCACCTATTC GTATGTGCAGTGGTACCTGGAAAAGGAGAAGATGGAGCACAGATACTGA